In a genomic window of Pseudomonas mohnii:
- a CDS encoding VOC family protein, whose translation MDLKFSHVDVLVNNLEEACAYYAQILNARISKTLVWERDGLHVRYAIALIGQERFMLVQPLAGNLRELLDASGEGMIYRHCYSTPDIEKAYDELVVAGVQPEDENGKPLARANLQSPSGTRIIWLPKRFGHFSIEILEDKALEAFVEAAFS comes from the coding sequence ATGGATCTGAAGTTCAGTCACGTAGATGTACTGGTCAATAATCTCGAAGAGGCCTGTGCTTACTACGCACAGATACTCAATGCCAGGATCTCCAAAACGCTCGTTTGGGAACGAGATGGTCTGCACGTGCGCTACGCGATTGCGCTGATCGGTCAAGAGCGTTTCATGTTGGTACAGCCATTGGCGGGGAACCTGAGGGAGCTATTGGACGCCTCGGGAGAAGGGATGATTTATCGCCACTGCTATTCGACGCCGGACATCGAGAAGGCCTACGACGAACTGGTGGTCGCCGGTGTTCAGCCAGAAGACGAAAACGGAAAGCCATTGGCCCGTGCGAACCTGCAATCCCCGTCCGGGACACGCATTATCTGGTTGCCCAAGCGCTTCGGACACTTCTCTATCGAAATCCTGGAAGACAAGGCTTTAGAGGCATTTGTAGAAGCTGCATTTTCCTGA
- a CDS encoding SulP family inorganic anion transporter, which yields MIAIGEAWKAGLLGRKHWLRNLVSGVIVGIVALPLAMAFAIASGVKPEQGIYTAIIGGLLVSLFGGSRLQIAGPTGAFIVILAGVTAKHGVDGLQIATMMAGAMLLLLGVARLGAIIKFIPDPVIVGFTAGIGVIIWIGQWKDFFGLPAISGEHFHEKLWHLLQALPDLHMATTLLAALSLLLVVTASKIPGLKRVPGPLVAMTVATAIQSAFHFEGVATIGSAFGGIPQGLPALSLPEITLSRVIDLIGPAFTIAMLGAIESLLSAMVADGMAGTKHDSNQELIGQGIANLVTPLFGGFAATGAIARTATNIRNGGTSPLAGITHAVTLVFIILFLAPLAANIPMCALAAILFVVAYNMSELKHFKRMVQRAPRADVSILLITFSLTVFSDLVIAVNIGVILAMLHFMRRMASSVEVQQVVEHELEEELRTNGHAHLPPGILIYTIEGPLFFAAAETFERVLAQTHTDPRLLIIRLKRVPFMDITGLQVLEEVIQQLHKRNIVVKLCEANTKVLGKLDRVGILQEIGPEHYHADFNSALAKAVSHVEGTSTL from the coding sequence GTGATTGCGATAGGTGAGGCATGGAAGGCGGGGTTGTTGGGTCGAAAGCACTGGCTCCGCAACCTGGTGTCTGGCGTGATAGTCGGGATCGTGGCGCTCCCCCTGGCCATGGCGTTTGCCATTGCCTCTGGCGTCAAGCCTGAGCAAGGCATCTACACCGCAATCATTGGCGGCCTGCTGGTTTCGCTCTTTGGGGGGAGCCGCTTACAGATTGCAGGGCCAACAGGTGCGTTCATCGTGATTCTGGCGGGCGTCACGGCCAAGCATGGGGTCGACGGCCTGCAAATCGCTACGATGATGGCGGGCGCCATGCTGTTATTGCTCGGGGTCGCCCGGCTGGGTGCAATCATCAAGTTTATCCCCGATCCCGTGATCGTCGGATTCACCGCCGGCATCGGCGTGATCATCTGGATCGGGCAGTGGAAAGACTTTTTCGGCTTACCGGCGATCAGTGGAGAGCACTTCCATGAAAAGCTCTGGCATTTGCTACAGGCGCTCCCGGATCTTCATATGGCCACGACCCTGCTGGCTGCACTCAGTCTTTTGCTGGTCGTCACCGCGTCGAAAATTCCCGGTCTCAAACGGGTGCCTGGCCCGCTAGTCGCAATGACGGTAGCTACGGCGATACAGTCAGCCTTTCATTTCGAGGGAGTGGCCACGATTGGCAGCGCATTTGGTGGCATACCTCAAGGTCTTCCAGCGTTAAGCCTGCCTGAAATCACGCTCTCTCGCGTCATCGATTTGATTGGTCCGGCTTTCACTATCGCCATGCTTGGAGCAATCGAATCGCTTCTGTCTGCAATGGTGGCCGATGGCATGGCGGGCACTAAGCATGACTCCAATCAGGAACTGATCGGTCAGGGGATTGCCAATCTGGTCACGCCGTTGTTTGGCGGCTTCGCAGCGACCGGAGCCATTGCCCGTACTGCCACCAATATCCGTAACGGCGGCACAAGCCCGCTGGCCGGCATTACGCACGCGGTCACCCTGGTGTTCATTATTCTGTTTCTGGCACCTCTGGCTGCAAACATCCCGATGTGCGCCCTGGCCGCCATTCTTTTCGTGGTCGCGTACAACATGAGCGAGTTGAAACATTTCAAGCGCATGGTTCAGCGAGCCCCACGCGCAGACGTGTCTATTCTGCTCATCACCTTCAGCCTCACAGTGTTCAGTGACTTGGTGATCGCCGTAAATATCGGTGTCATTCTTGCCATGCTGCATTTCATGCGTCGCATGGCTTCATCCGTGGAGGTACAACAGGTCGTCGAGCACGAGCTTGAAGAAGAGCTGAGAACCAATGGCCATGCGCACTTGCCCCCAGGGATACTGATTTACACGATTGAAGGGCCACTGTTCTTTGCTGCGGCCGAGACCTTCGAGCGAGTGCTGGCACAGACCCATACAGACCCACGCCTGTTGATTATCCGTCTGAAACGCGTGCCGTTTATGGATATCACGGGCTTGCAAGTACTGGAGGAAGTCATTCAGCAGCTGCACAAGCGCAATATCGTGGTAAAGCTCTGCGAGGCGAATACGAAGGTGCTCGGCAAGCTCGACAGGGTGGGCATCCTGCAAGAAATTGGCCCGGAGCATTACCACGCCGACTTCAACAGCGCGCTGGCCAAAGCTGTCAGTCACGTAGAGGGTACGTCGACCCTCTAG
- a CDS encoding ribbon-helix-helix protein, CopG family, which produces MESKTARLTVLIDPVKKKAFEELCAAQDLTSSQVVRQLIRDYLATHGASYTTKSKHAVSTKS; this is translated from the coding sequence ATGGAAAGCAAGACTGCGCGCCTCACTGTGCTCATTGATCCCGTCAAGAAAAAAGCGTTCGAGGAACTCTGTGCAGCACAAGACCTGACGTCTTCGCAGGTTGTCCGGCAACTGATTCGTGACTATCTGGCCACTCACGGCGCCAGCTATACGACCAAGAGCAAGCATGCCGTCAGTACCAAGTCATGA
- the arsA gene encoding arsenical pump-driving ATPase has product MFRLAHKTMFLIPGIGLNSDPPSCSPGEVRVTMQPTIKLLDQPTKYVFFTGKGGVGKTSVSTAVSIALADAGKKVLLVSTDAASNLDEMLGIELSNQPVPVPDVPGMFVLNIDPATAATDYRARVVEQMGSQASDQDIALVREQLSGACTTEIATFDEFSHLLAQGGAAYDHVVFDTAPTGHTLRLLSLPKAWSGFLEGNDRGASCLGPHSGLKMQEQLFNQALAALNNPALTTVVLVARPDKGALAEAARSSDELRELGLENQRLVVNAVFKRSDLNDPIAAAIEAIGQQALDEMPASLRPLAVDYIPLKAVDSVGLPALRGLLDPQPARSTGPASQAPSHLEYHGLSELVAELAKDERGLIMVMGKGGVGKTTIAAAIALGLVQRGKSVHLSTTDPAAHLAVTLNADVQGLSVGRIDPKVETQKYVDKIVASRAPTLTEDETALLIEDLRSPCTEEVAVFHAFSRVVSQARTSFVVLDTAPTGHSLLLMDATGAYHRQMVRAFEGKASDHIVTPLMRLQDAHYSKIILVTLPEATPVSQAAALQDDLRRANIEPFAWVVNKSLLATDTQDPLLRARLESERKQMARVADQTRHAVIVVPWTAEPPVGVAALTRLLD; this is encoded by the coding sequence ATGTTCCGCCTGGCTCATAAGACAATGTTTTTAATCCCGGGCATCGGTCTAAACTCAGATCCCCCGTCGTGCTCCCCAGGAGAGGTCAGAGTGACCATGCAGCCAACCATCAAACTGCTCGATCAGCCCACCAAATATGTGTTCTTCACCGGCAAGGGCGGGGTTGGCAAAACGTCGGTCTCCACGGCGGTGTCCATCGCGCTGGCTGACGCAGGCAAGAAAGTGCTTCTGGTCAGCACGGACGCCGCCTCGAACCTTGATGAGATGCTCGGCATCGAGCTGAGCAATCAGCCTGTCCCGGTGCCGGACGTGCCCGGCATGTTCGTGCTCAACATTGACCCTGCAACCGCAGCCACCGACTACCGAGCCAGAGTGGTCGAGCAAATGGGCTCGCAAGCCAGCGATCAAGACATTGCACTGGTGCGTGAGCAACTCTCGGGGGCCTGCACGACCGAAATCGCAACCTTCGATGAGTTCTCCCACCTCTTGGCGCAAGGCGGCGCAGCCTATGACCATGTCGTGTTCGATACCGCTCCCACGGGACACACGCTCAGGTTGTTGAGCCTGCCCAAAGCGTGGAGCGGATTTCTGGAAGGCAATGATCGTGGGGCGTCCTGTCTGGGGCCGCACTCGGGTTTGAAAATGCAGGAGCAGCTTTTCAATCAGGCTTTGGCTGCACTCAATAACCCTGCCCTGACCACCGTCGTGCTCGTGGCCCGGCCCGATAAAGGCGCGCTCGCCGAAGCAGCGCGCTCCTCCGACGAACTTCGTGAGTTGGGTCTGGAAAATCAGCGTCTGGTCGTGAACGCCGTGTTCAAACGCAGCGACTTGAATGACCCGATTGCTGCCGCCATCGAGGCCATTGGCCAACAGGCGCTCGACGAGATGCCCGCTTCGCTGCGCCCGCTGGCCGTCGACTACATTCCGCTCAAGGCCGTGGATTCCGTTGGCTTGCCCGCGCTGCGCGGGCTGCTTGACCCGCAGCCTGCCCGGTCAACAGGCCCGGCATCCCAAGCGCCATCACACCTCGAATATCACGGGCTCTCGGAACTGGTTGCCGAGCTTGCCAAGGACGAGCGCGGGTTGATCATGGTCATGGGCAAAGGTGGCGTTGGCAAAACCACCATTGCCGCCGCCATCGCGCTAGGCCTGGTCCAGCGCGGCAAATCCGTGCATTTGAGTACGACCGATCCTGCGGCGCATCTGGCGGTGACCCTCAACGCCGATGTGCAGGGACTCAGCGTAGGCCGCATCGACCCCAAGGTCGAAACTCAAAAATACGTGGACAAGATCGTAGCGTCCCGCGCGCCGACCTTGACGGAAGATGAGACAGCGTTGCTCATTGAGGATCTGCGCTCTCCCTGCACCGAAGAGGTTGCCGTTTTCCATGCGTTTTCACGCGTGGTATCTCAAGCCAGAACCTCGTTCGTGGTGCTGGACACTGCCCCCACCGGTCACTCGCTACTGCTGATGGATGCCACTGGCGCCTATCACCGCCAGATGGTTCGGGCGTTCGAAGGCAAGGCCTCGGACCACATCGTCACGCCCTTGATGCGCCTGCAGGATGCGCACTACAGCAAAATCATCCTCGTGACGCTGCCCGAAGCCACGCCCGTGTCTCAGGCCGCAGCGCTGCAGGATGACTTGCGCCGGGCCAACATCGAACCCTTTGCGTGGGTGGTCAACAAGTCGCTACTGGCCACGGACACCCAAGACCCGTTGTTGCGAGCACGACTGGAGAGCGAGCGCAAACAGATGGCGCGCGTCGCCGACCAAACCCGGCATGCAGTCATCGTTGTGCCCTGGACGGCAGAGCCGCCTGTGGGGGTCGCGGCGCTCACGCGCCTGCTGGATTGA
- a CDS encoding aminotransferase class V-fold PLP-dependent enzyme: protein MSKLYPSIDPEGLVEYSVVYTDRSLNHMSQSFQGVMKNISRTLKQVYNAQAVAVVPGSGTFGMEAVARQFATGQQCLVIRNGWFSYRWSQILEMGNIPAATTVLKARPVDTGRQAAYAPPPLDEVLAAIETQKPQIVFAPHVETSSGIILPDDYLRAVGDAVHAVGGLFVLDCIASGTLWVDMHKCAVDLLISAPQKGWSASPCCALVMFSSLALERIEQTQSSSFACDLKKWLQIMQAYEQGGHAYHATMPSDSLARFNEVMKETQAYGFDKVRGEQQALGDRVRAMLTGKGIKSVAAAGFQAPGVVVSYTDDADIKSGKKFADHGLQIAAGVPLQCDEPADFQTFRIGLFGLEKLHNIERTVSTLEQALDEVMVH, encoded by the coding sequence ATGTCAAAGCTCTATCCCAGTATCGATCCCGAGGGGCTGGTCGAGTACTCAGTGGTCTATACCGACCGCTCGCTCAACCACATGTCGCAGTCATTTCAAGGCGTGATGAAGAACATTTCCAGGACCCTGAAACAGGTCTACAACGCCCAGGCTGTTGCGGTGGTCCCGGGCAGCGGCACGTTCGGCATGGAGGCGGTGGCGCGACAGTTTGCCACCGGCCAGCAATGCCTGGTGATACGCAACGGCTGGTTCAGTTATCGCTGGAGCCAGATCCTGGAGATGGGCAACATCCCGGCGGCCACCACAGTGCTGAAAGCCCGACCGGTCGACACGGGTCGCCAGGCTGCCTATGCCCCACCCCCTCTGGACGAAGTGCTGGCAGCCATTGAGACGCAGAAGCCGCAGATTGTCTTCGCCCCCCACGTTGAAACCTCATCAGGGATTATCCTGCCAGACGACTATCTGCGGGCCGTCGGCGACGCCGTGCATGCGGTGGGTGGCCTGTTCGTGCTGGACTGCATCGCCTCAGGCACGCTTTGGGTTGATATGCACAAATGCGCAGTCGACCTGCTGATCAGCGCACCGCAGAAAGGCTGGAGCGCCTCCCCTTGCTGCGCCCTGGTGATGTTCAGTTCCTTAGCCCTCGAGCGCATCGAACAGACGCAGAGCAGCAGCTTCGCCTGCGACCTGAAAAAGTGGCTTCAGATCATGCAGGCCTACGAACAGGGCGGACATGCCTACCATGCGACCATGCCCAGCGATTCCCTCGCGCGATTTAACGAAGTGATGAAAGAGACGCAAGCCTACGGTTTCGACAAGGTCCGCGGCGAACAACAGGCGCTGGGCGATCGGGTGCGCGCCATGTTGACCGGCAAAGGCATCAAAAGCGTGGCCGCAGCCGGCTTTCAGGCCCCTGGCGTAGTGGTGAGCTACACCGATGATGCCGACATCAAGAGCGGCAAGAAATTTGCCGACCACGGCCTACAGATCGCTGCCGGAGTGCCGTTGCAATGCGACGAGCCGGCCGACTTCCAGACCTTCCGCATCGGTCTGTTCGGGCTCGAGAAGCTGCACAATATCGAGCGCACGGTCAGCACCCTCGAGCAGGCACTGGACGAGGTGATGGTTCACTAA